One genomic window of Mucilaginibacter sp. SJ includes the following:
- a CDS encoding (R)-mandelonitrile lyase, with product MEITRLGTKPSSKGPADWFTGAVRIDPLFDANEARRGVSATVTFEPGARTAWHTHPLGQTLIITSGIGWVQREGGLVQEVRPGDVVWFEPNEKHWHGASAVNGMSHIAIQENLNGKVVDWLEHVTDEQYNQA from the coding sequence ATGGAAATTACAAGATTAGGTACTAAACCTTCGAGCAAAGGCCCGGCCGACTGGTTCACCGGCGCGGTACGAATTGACCCGCTATTTGATGCCAATGAGGCGCGCCGGGGCGTATCTGCTACCGTAACCTTTGAGCCGGGCGCAAGAACAGCCTGGCATACGCATCCACTGGGACAAACACTTATTATTACTTCAGGTATTGGCTGGGTACAGCGTGAAGGCGGCCTTGTTCAGGAAGTACGCCCGGGAGATGTGGTTTGGTTTGAACCTAACGAAAAACATTGGCATGGCGCCTCGGCTGTCAATGGCATGAGCCACATAGCTATACAGGAAAATCTTAATGGCAAAGTAGTTGATTGGCTGGAGCATGTAACTGATGAACAATACAACCAGGCTTAA
- a CDS encoding ABC transporter permease, whose translation MKPYTFHITLYDAAFFGMLFIGLTFILLLWFARKTNQSANRFLAMALAIAALWIVRILGIDIGLSTYIHNWGRLPLQFSLAFGPLIFFYVLKITRPEYKFTRRDLLHFSPLLVEQSAWALEVLESIKTGRATYDTLIFQRINPVLLLLAFISVIIYLYRCRKLIENFYQELKFNGGDRYRHELKWINNLLTGFGLLWLLWIPFIAADYFYYDYQLGIQAYYPLYLLLMSMLIWMAARAFLRPEVTAQADNMPVLKPLLPAELKQKGAWLKRVVKENNYYQDPELSLSSLAEKLGMHTHELSRIINTVLKKSFNDFINEYRVQAAARKMQDPANDHITLLGIAFESGFNSQSTFSRIFKQVTGKSPQDYKNNLKKEYPTYKLRSDTQFAPVVLNHETAPKWSRDKTNRNFMFKNYFKIAWRNLTRNKSYAAINITGLAVGIAVCMMIFIIIQFQTSFDRFHPKKDRAYRVLTEYHHAETGDITYGKDIPFPLPLGLKTAFPQIEQVAPIFASQNDQLIIPDENGATIKMFKEQRGLFYTNPSFFKIFNFPLLAGSYTSLKDPDNVLLTKEVAEKYFGDWKSAMGKTIKLQMGGFMFEHGTDVLKVSGILATIPANSDFQLKLVVSFGTGFTGDYLAKSTDWNRTVTDFGCYILLPQSLSANNFNQQLRAYSQKVQSSDNKDSHIIQSLNAVHYDSQTGNYSNQTASHQLLNVLWLIAAFILLIACVNFINLSTAQAVNRAKEVGVRKVLGSNKSQLQLQFIVETFLIVASAVLLAVAITILALPYISRLLELSLSFNIFSNPSIILFLLTVAVVVTALAGFYPSIVLSRFNPVNALKSKLTTDPAKGISLRRGLVVFQFIIAQALIIGTLVIVKQMNYFMDQPLGFDKETIVNIPFRVDSLRMSRLSYLRDQLLSINGVQAVCYSSNTPIENGNDTWSAVRFDHATKETGFKAITKFADEGYVPAYKLKLIAGRNLQPSPLTREFLVNESLVKSLGLKKPEDILNKEISIWDGVIKCPVVGVLKDFNDRSFRHGLAPLLIATNITMYNQAGIKLKTTNVFLTMQSVKQVFEKTFPNFVYEYRFLDDKIASFYKQENQLAQLYKIFAAIAILLSCLGLYGLASFMAVQRIKEVGIRKVLGATSGSIVYLFSKEFIILIAIAFAIATPIAWYYMHQWLQAYVYRINISWWLFAAGGMAAIVIALATISFQAIKAAKANPVKSLRSE comes from the coding sequence TGCTGTTTATCGGCCTCACTTTTATCCTGCTTTTATGGTTCGCCAGAAAAACAAACCAGTCGGCAAACCGGTTTTTGGCGATGGCATTGGCAATTGCCGCTTTGTGGATAGTCCGGATCCTGGGCATCGATATCGGGCTGTCAACCTATATTCATAACTGGGGCCGGCTGCCGCTGCAGTTTTCGCTGGCATTTGGCCCGCTCATTTTCTTTTATGTCCTTAAAATAACCCGGCCGGAGTATAAATTCACCCGCAGGGACCTGCTGCATTTCAGCCCCTTGTTAGTCGAACAAAGCGCCTGGGCTTTAGAAGTGCTGGAAAGTATAAAAACAGGCCGGGCAACTTATGATACGCTGATATTTCAACGAATAAACCCTGTATTACTACTATTAGCATTTATCTCGGTCATTATTTATCTATACCGGTGCCGCAAGCTGATCGAAAACTTTTACCAGGAGCTAAAATTTAACGGAGGCGACCGGTACCGGCACGAGTTAAAATGGATAAATAACCTACTGACAGGCTTCGGATTGTTATGGCTGTTGTGGATCCCTTTTATAGCTGCCGACTATTTTTATTATGATTACCAATTGGGCATACAGGCCTATTACCCTTTGTATCTCCTGCTAATGTCCATGCTTATCTGGATGGCGGCAAGAGCATTTTTAAGACCGGAAGTTACTGCACAGGCGGATAACATGCCGGTTTTAAAACCATTACTACCAGCGGAACTGAAGCAAAAAGGCGCCTGGTTAAAGCGGGTTGTTAAAGAAAATAATTACTACCAGGATCCTGAATTGAGTTTAAGCTCCCTCGCCGAAAAGCTCGGTATGCATACCCATGAGTTATCACGGATCATCAATACTGTGCTCAAAAAAAGCTTCAATGATTTTATTAACGAATACCGGGTACAGGCAGCTGCGCGGAAAATGCAGGATCCTGCTAATGATCATATCACCCTCTTAGGGATCGCGTTTGAATCGGGATTTAATTCCCAAAGTACCTTTAGTCGTATTTTCAAGCAGGTGACCGGGAAAAGCCCGCAGGATTATAAAAATAACTTAAAAAAAGAGTACCCAACTTATAAGTTGAGAAGTGATACCCAATTTGCGCCGGTAGTTTTGAATCATGAAACCGCTCCTAAATGGTCTCGTGATAAAACAAACCGCAACTTTATGTTTAAAAATTATTTCAAAATCGCCTGGCGTAATTTAACGCGCAATAAAAGCTATGCCGCTATTAACATTACCGGCCTGGCCGTAGGTATTGCTGTTTGTATGATGATCTTTATCATTATACAGTTTCAAACAAGCTTTGATAGGTTTCACCCTAAGAAAGACCGTGCCTATCGTGTGCTAACCGAATACCATCACGCAGAAACCGGTGATATTACCTATGGTAAAGACATCCCCTTTCCGTTGCCTTTAGGATTAAAAACCGCTTTCCCCCAAATAGAACAGGTTGCCCCCATTTTTGCAAGCCAGAATGACCAGCTAATTATTCCCGACGAAAACGGGGCGACGATAAAAATGTTTAAGGAACAAAGAGGCCTGTTTTATACCAACCCTTCATTTTTTAAAATTTTTAACTTCCCGCTGCTTGCCGGTTCGTATACTTCATTAAAAGACCCAGACAATGTATTGCTTACCAAAGAGGTTGCTGAAAAGTATTTTGGCGACTGGAAATCGGCAATGGGTAAAACCATTAAATTGCAAATGGGCGGCTTTATGTTTGAGCATGGTACGGACGTATTAAAAGTGTCGGGGATCCTGGCAACCATTCCTGCAAATTCCGACTTTCAGCTCAAACTTGTTGTTAGCTTTGGGACAGGGTTTACCGGGGACTATTTAGCAAAATCTACAGATTGGAACAGAACCGTAACTGATTTTGGCTGCTATATTTTGTTACCTCAGAGCCTTTCTGCCAACAATTTTAATCAGCAACTGAGGGCTTATTCACAAAAGGTACAATCCTCTGATAACAAGGACAGCCATATTATACAATCATTAAATGCTGTTCATTATGATTCACAAACAGGCAACTACAGCAACCAAACAGCCAGTCATCAGTTGCTCAATGTATTGTGGCTAATTGCCGCGTTCATCCTGCTCATTGCCTGTGTAAACTTTATCAACCTCTCTACCGCGCAGGCTGTTAACCGGGCAAAAGAGGTTGGTGTCAGAAAGGTTTTGGGGAGCAATAAATCGCAATTGCAACTCCAGTTCATTGTCGAAACATTTTTAATCGTGGCAAGCGCTGTATTACTTGCAGTTGCTATTACCATACTTGCATTACCTTATATAAGCCGGTTGTTAGAATTGTCGCTTTCATTCAACATATTCAGCAATCCTTCAATTATTTTATTCCTTCTGACTGTGGCAGTTGTTGTAACCGCCTTGGCGGGTTTTTATCCTTCTATTGTTTTATCGCGTTTCAATCCTGTTAATGCTTTAAAAAGTAAACTTACTACAGATCCGGCAAAGGGAATTTCATTAAGAAGGGGCCTGGTGGTGTTTCAATTCATCATTGCGCAGGCATTGATCATCGGAACGCTCGTTATTGTAAAGCAAATGAACTATTTTATGGATCAGCCTTTAGGCTTCGATAAAGAAACAATTGTTAATATTCCGTTCCGGGTAGATAGTCTTCGAATGAGCAGGCTGAGTTATTTGAGAGACCAATTATTATCCATAAACGGCGTTCAGGCAGTATGTTATAGTTCGAATACCCCGATTGAAAACGGTAATGATACGTGGAGCGCAGTTAGGTTTGACCATGCAACAAAAGAAACAGGTTTCAAGGCGATTACCAAATTTGCCGACGAAGGCTATGTACCGGCCTACAAGTTAAAGTTGATAGCCGGACGAAACCTTCAGCCATCCCCCCTTACCAGGGAGTTTTTGGTAAACGAATCGCTTGTAAAAAGTTTAGGGCTTAAAAAACCAGAGGATATATTGAACAAGGAAATCAGCATATGGGATGGTGTAATAAAATGCCCGGTTGTTGGCGTGTTAAAAGATTTTAATGACAGGTCTTTCCGGCACGGCCTTGCACCATTGCTTATCGCCACAAACATCACCATGTATAACCAGGCCGGTATAAAGCTTAAAACCACGAATGTTTTTTTGACGATGCAATCTGTTAAACAAGTATTTGAAAAGACATTTCCCAATTTTGTTTATGAATACCGGTTTTTGGATGATAAAATTGCAAGTTTTTACAAACAGGAAAATCAGTTAGCCCAGTTATATAAAATTTTTGCCGCCATCGCGATACTTCTAAGCTGTTTGGGTTTGTATGGCTTAGCCTCGTTCATGGCCGTACAACGGATAAAGGAAGTTGGTATCCGTAAAGTACTTGGGGCTACTTCAGGCAGCATCGTTTATTTGTTTTCGAAAGAGTTTATCATACTCATTGCTATCGCCTTTGCCATCGCTACCCCCATTGCATGGTATTATATGCACCAGTGGCTACAAGCTTATGTTTATCGCATCAATATCAGTTGGTGGCTATTTGCGGCGGGCGGAATGGCAGCAATTGTTATTGCACTTGCAACCATAAGTTTCCAGGCAATAAAAGCGGCAAAAGCTAATCCGGTAAAGAGTTTGAGAAGTGAATAG
- a CDS encoding GLPGLI family protein gives MKKRFLLCTVFLSCTIMARAQKPDTAQVLVHYKFSHIRDTTNQEHPYTENMVLIVGKNAGVYKSYDKQLQDALFKKKVQEQVANSPDGHVNIQRRSSGSGTDYYQFPNGKKLARKEPLLFNSYLITDALPAIEWKINGDTATFGGLHCQKATGHFKGRDYTAWFSPDLPLHIGPWKLNGLPGVIMEAYDTKKEVCFKFDGVEKAVISTQMGDQPAGPAPDNQGRMAVMIGMDDQVGDPNIIQLPTNAIKTTEKEFSKLQEAMRKDPNAFAQSMVAAQAASQGRPAPKIDIRIGPQPVINNPIELPEKK, from the coding sequence ATGAAAAAGCGATTTCTATTGTGCACAGTCTTTTTATCATGCACCATTATGGCCCGGGCACAAAAACCGGATACCGCACAAGTGCTGGTACACTACAAGTTTTCCCACATCAGGGATACCACCAACCAGGAGCACCCCTACACCGAGAACATGGTTTTGATTGTAGGAAAAAATGCCGGGGTTTACAAAAGTTATGACAAGCAGCTGCAGGATGCGCTATTCAAAAAAAAGGTGCAGGAACAGGTAGCCAACTCACCCGACGGACATGTAAATATCCAACGGAGATCATCGGGCTCGGGTACAGACTATTACCAGTTTCCGAATGGTAAAAAACTGGCAAGGAAAGAACCGCTGCTGTTCAATAGCTATCTCATAACAGATGCCCTGCCCGCTATAGAATGGAAAATAAACGGAGATACAGCAACGTTTGGAGGCTTGCATTGCCAAAAAGCAACAGGCCATTTCAAGGGAAGGGATTATACAGCCTGGTTCAGTCCTGATCTGCCGCTGCATATAGGTCCCTGGAAACTCAATGGGCTGCCGGGAGTAATTATGGAAGCTTATGATACCAAAAAAGAAGTCTGCTTTAAATTTGACGGGGTTGAAAAAGCGGTCATCTCTACCCAAATGGGTGATCAGCCAGCCGGCCCCGCTCCGGATAACCAGGGACGAATGGCCGTGATGATAGGCATGGACGACCAGGTTGGCGATCCCAATATCATCCAGCTCCCCACCAATGCCATTAAAACTACCGAAAAGGAGTTTTCCAAATTGCAGGAGGCCATGCGAAAAGACCCGAATGCCTTTGCTCAGTCAATGGTGGCTGCTCAGGCGGCAAGTCAGGGCAGGCCTGCCCCAAAAATCGATATCAGGATCGGACCGCAGCCGGTGATCAATAACCCGATAGAATTGCCTGAAAAGAAATGA
- a CDS encoding LytR/AlgR family response regulator transcription factor, which translates to MITCIAIDDEPKALEVIERYCLKTSLVDLKATFREPVKAIEFLNREKVDLIFLDINMPDISGMQLVQTLSPKPMVIFTTAYSHYAVESYDLNALDYLLKPITFERFLAAINKATAALSSRNGVSKEDESTVFIKSGPQTYQVKVDEILYLEKDGNYITIHLKDRKILVRENMGDIFDLVPAADFLRVHKSYVVAIKHITMIEVHQLIINGEKIPIGSTYRDLLRSRLGLK; encoded by the coding sequence ATGATAACCTGCATTGCCATTGATGATGAGCCGAAGGCGCTTGAAGTGATAGAGCGCTATTGCCTTAAAACCAGCCTGGTCGATTTGAAAGCCACCTTTCGCGAACCGGTGAAGGCCATCGAATTCCTGAACCGCGAAAAGGTAGACCTTATTTTTCTGGATATTAATATGCCTGATATAAGCGGAATGCAGTTGGTGCAAACTTTGTCGCCCAAGCCGATGGTCATTTTTACTACCGCTTACAGTCACTATGCAGTAGAGAGCTACGACCTGAATGCCCTCGATTACCTGTTGAAACCGATCACTTTTGAGCGCTTTCTTGCAGCCATAAATAAAGCCACGGCAGCGCTATCTTCAAGAAATGGGGTAAGCAAAGAGGATGAGTCCACCGTTTTTATCAAAAGCGGTCCGCAAACTTACCAGGTTAAGGTAGATGAGATCCTGTACTTGGAAAAAGACGGCAATTATATTACCATTCACCTGAAAGACAGAAAGATCCTGGTGCGCGAAAACATGGGAGATATTTTTGACCTCGTGCCCGCAGCGGATTTTTTACGGGTGCATAAATCATACGTGGTGGCTATCAAACATATTACCATGATCGAAGTACATCAACTTATTATTAACGGCGAAAAAATCCCGATAGGCAGCACTTACCGGGATCTTTTGCGGAGCAGGCTGGGACTTAAATAA
- a CDS encoding sensor histidine kinase has translation MHRIKAKHIIEILIHLAFWIGVYYTLNSLTSSTVKIRVNHNGKIMERSEIDTIFPYSRFTLAFLALLFYGNIFWIFKKALRYKSLFAGIGIAAGWFILVFLANYILVGSKLNNSLPMGPPPPGFAAGKDGLNHLIPNHNAFFAIGNWVHMQLTMLLIFLTAAGLSIAYFFLKEWARTELVRNQLEAYQLSTEIKFLKSQINPHFLFNTLNNLFSMAQEKGNDELADGISKLSGMMRYMIYDSNAGGVPLNKEIAYLEDCITLNKLRYADDEVKVIFDHPAQTGTVVVAPMLFIPFVENAFKHGVSIGQTSGIDIAIVLSDHKLIFTCINTKYSAIKKMEEEKSGIGLENVKRRLDLLYPGKHDLQINEEQGIYIVKLEIDLE, from the coding sequence ATGCACCGTATCAAGGCCAAACATATCATCGAGATACTGATCCACCTGGCGTTCTGGATAGGGGTGTACTATACCTTGAATTCGCTAACCAGCTCAACGGTCAAGATCAGGGTAAACCACAACGGAAAAATCATGGAAAGGAGTGAGATAGACACCATTTTCCCGTATTCCCGCTTTACACTCGCTTTTCTGGCCCTGCTGTTTTACGGCAATATATTTTGGATCTTTAAAAAGGCTCTTCGCTATAAAAGCTTATTTGCAGGCATCGGCATAGCCGCCGGCTGGTTTATACTTGTCTTTCTTGCCAATTATATTTTGGTTGGTTCTAAATTGAACAATAGCCTGCCCATGGGGCCTCCGCCCCCTGGTTTTGCAGCAGGCAAGGATGGCCTTAATCACCTGATACCAAATCATAACGCCTTTTTTGCAATAGGAAACTGGGTGCACATGCAGCTCACCATGCTGCTTATTTTTTTAACCGCGGCCGGGCTTTCAATAGCCTATTTCTTTTTGAAAGAATGGGCCCGAACTGAACTTGTACGCAATCAGCTGGAGGCTTATCAACTGAGTACTGAGATCAAATTCCTTAAATCGCAGATCAATCCGCATTTCCTGTTTAATACACTCAATAACCTGTTTTCGATGGCCCAGGAAAAGGGGAATGATGAGCTTGCCGACGGGATTTCCAAACTTTCGGGCATGATGCGTTATATGATCTATGACAGCAATGCCGGCGGGGTGCCGCTGAACAAGGAAATAGCATACCTGGAAGACTGCATCACCCTGAATAAACTGCGTTATGCGGATGATGAGGTAAAAGTGATATTTGATCACCCTGCGCAGACGGGAACGGTCGTCGTCGCTCCGATGCTATTTATCCCTTTTGTTGAAAATGCCTTTAAGCACGGCGTTTCTATCGGGCAAACATCCGGGATAGATATTGCCATTGTTCTTTCAGATCATAAGCTGATCTTTACCTGTATCAATACCAAATATAGCGCCATCAAAAAAATGGAGGAAGAGAAAAGCGGCATCGGGCTCGAAAATGTAAAGCGGCGGCTCGATTTGTTGTATCCTGGCAAACATGACCTGCAGATCAATGAAGAACAGGGAATATATATTGTTAAACTCGAAATTGACCTGGAATGA